TATGATAGCGTATAGCTCACAGCCATAGTTTTCCGTATGCAACCCAATAGTTTTCCGAAAATATTTCGCAGAGTCAAATTTTGGCTTCTgatccgacatatgatgaatgcacttgcaaaatctggagcagattcaatctcgctttcgtgagatatcgcgtacatctaacagacaaacagacaaatacctatcaacatacttatcgattaaaatcgataagtaataaatgatATTCTAACACTGTTCCTATGATGGTTTGTTTGATTTCTGAATATCATTGTCTTGACGCAATTTTAGTAAGCCTTCATTTTTTGACCATTTTCGGCAAATCCTGAGATCTCgattgttgtgattgtgaccgTTCAATTTTGATTACCCATTTACCGCAGTGCATTCGCAACAAACGAATTATTCAAGCACTGAGGCCTATGCGATGGAAATTCAAAATAAGTCCATTTTGTCTCGCGATGTTGTCCAGCGATGAACCCTACGGGCCAGTAAACAAAGTCGCTTTCTGTATATTGTTTGTCAGAGCTTGTCAACTTACTCGAAGTGAAATTAAGAAGACAGCAACGACAGGTCTTGACAATTGTCAATTAAATTGTGACATCGGTGGACATTTCAAGATCGATACACGAGTCAAAATCAGTTGCccaagaaaataaatttgccaTATTTCATCTCTTTGAAATCTGAGAAAAACTTAAATATGAATACGTTCATCCCGGACTTTATTAAAGCCTTTTCTTTATTATAGGTCTGACCATATGTCATGTTTTGCTGGAAATTAGCGTGAAAAATGATTCCACGTGTAATGGACACCGAGGGATTTgactaaaattttaaattgggtTCAATTGTTGTGATTTTAGGTGCGCGACATCTGCTTCTCTGACAACTTATTGCTATTAAATTGTTTGTTGAGCAGATTCTATTCTCTTTTTGTTCAATACAAACCAGTTCAGTAAACTAAAATAATGTAGTTATTGTCGTTTCCAGTCACAATTGAACTGTTGACAGGAAAACAGCTTGTCTAGAATCTTTCTTCATATTTCGCTTCAATAttgaacatttaaaattttgattttgtatataTCAGTAAAGTAACGATAAATATCGAGTTGAACCTCGTAGCTGTATTTCGACTGCGCACTGACCCAATTTCCGTGATGAATAAGCAATTTCGATTATTTGAACTTTCGCCCTGAATATCGATTCAGTCATTTGCATCAATCAGTTGCACTAAAATCTTTTGACCTCGTAGCGCATACTACAACATATTGACTATGCTAAATGTACAGCCATATTTATCATTCCTAAATTTACTCCACCTTTTTTACTCTAATAGACCGAGTAGTGCATAGAACATATTCTGATTCATACTTCGTCATCTATGAGTAATAGGACATTTTACTAATTGTAAACTTTTAACCAGATAGGGGAAGCAATTATACTTATAATTCTACTACACAGAACTGACGTTTAATAATGTACCGAGTAACCATTTTAAGTGGAATTAATATTGGGATGAGACTTTAATATACCAGACgatctatatgtttttattttctcattttatgTTGGTTATTAATGGCAGTTTGGTTACTCGAGGAACAATCTGGGGGATAATTCCATTGTCTTCGAAACTAACTATACCGTTTGGCATTCGAGTGTTAGCATAGTGAaagttttttattgaattgcGTCACGGATGGCCTCGGTGTAATCTCCCAAGAGAGATTAGGgcattatatattcaaatataattgcATTTACCGTCCGAATTTCAGATAAAAACGCAGAAGTAGGATACTCTTCAtaaatttggaataattttCCTGATAAGTGTATTTCGTAAATTTCTGCTGATACGTTATTCCATATTCAGAAAAGACTGCATCGCAAAGTTTACACggataatataaaacgaataAAATTGTAAGAGCAAttgaaataagtttttttttctttttaagtTACAAATTGTTGTTGCATATGAAGGCGAATTGACTATATTTTATCCGAAATACCTAAATATAACGACATTTGAAGTGATTTATTTCGATAAAATCGatgacatatttttttaattttattaagaaATCGCTGTTCGCGTTGTGCAATTTGTATGTATTACATTCATACACAATTCATGCCAAACGACCTATTATTGTCGGGTGCGATTTAAAGAGGTGCAATTCTTGATTTTTTTATAACACGTCGATAAAAATTGCAAAGATCACATTCTTCCAGTGATTGTTGCCAATAGAGAATATTGAACTATTCGACACATTAGCACGGAATTAAGGTCATATATGCATGAAtgtaatgaatgtttccccgagcatcgatttccctGTTTATTTCTGTACTAATGGCCAATCAGCAACGAAAGTTAACGATGATGTAACAATGCCAATTTGTGCCGTCGCTCAGACACGTTttttcgctcagacagatattcaagcatggttgtaaacattggcTCGTTATTGCGGTAATTTGTCAGTTTTGAGTTGTGTTTCAAAAATTAGTtgcaaatcaaataatttagttGTCAATATGTTCTTCGAAGAGCTCTAGTTTAGTcgcaataatcaaaattttgtcccgaaaaagctgcgatagactaggctaaaattagctacctgtaagcggcacatggttgaatattttaacaaaaatgatgattttgaacATGCAAACCAGTTTGTAAACGTCCACTATCCCAGACACTcctaaaacaaataataaaatttgcaatagtaaagtatagggtgaatttttctggggtcaagggtcatgGAAACATTAGTATTgaagtcaattttttttggttataaGTAACGGTAATACTATTACAAGAAACAAATTGGTACTGATTAATATCTAAGATATGGCATGAGATAAGTCCTTCCAAATTCAGAAGAGGTACAAATTTTGATAGATATGGCAGGCAACGTGGAGTTGTTCAGACATTCAGTAGTAAATACAAAatgcaatatatttaaaataaacctAGATTTTTAGAGTTAGTAGTCCCTCTTGCtatttttatgtcaaattttaatatactCTTTTTGATGActaaattaattcaaaataaattaactgTGGTTTGTTCAATTCTTTGGCCGCAATGCATTTATTCCTTTACTCCCGTTTATTTTCCATTATTAAACGTGGCGAATAAATTAAGGGATGGAAACCTTTTAAAAACAAAGTCATATTTGTTTTGAAGTCTTTGGAATGTGCCAACAGATCATAGAAGATTGACAACCACTGTACTAATGTATTAAAATGAAACCAGCAAGATTCAGCTAGTCAAGTTCAATTGTTAAAGTAAAAGCTCAAAATTCGCGAGCAAACAGATTGTCTACTTCAAAGAAATCATGGTttaagttaaaaaataattggaTGAGTTACGTTCTTTTTCATCCTCACAATACTGAAATGTATATATTCATTCAATGTTGAGTCACCTATGGGTCAAATTTATGCAACATGATTTAACATTATTGGATGCGACCCAGTATGGAGAATAGGCGACTCTAGATGCAtacaaactttaaaatattCAGCGTATGGAATGAATGTCAATTATATCGATTGGAGCCTTTTAGTCAAAATGTGGCATCGACATGTCGAACATTAAACTagattattcatatatataagaTTTATTGTTTGAATGAACCATTTGCTTCTCTATGGATTCGTTCGAtaaatacatattatatatataaataaaactctCGATATCAAACTGAGAAAATATTActatcaaaaatgaaatcaatttattttgtagAAAACTTGCCACATGTTTGGTATAAAAATACCGTTTCTGTTGAATCACAGAGTATTAAGAATCAAACGCTTGACAATCTTGCGTTATAATGCAGTGGAGCGGTATTAAAGTCTGATAATAGGCGCATTAACGTTCCACGGTCATTGGTCGTGGAACGAATTTGCGATCGATACTAGGCTTAAGTACAACAAAGGTTTTAGCGATTTTCCAAAGACCTCGTAGCCCAGCCGTTTATCGTGCATTTCGGATGATTAGATAGTTAAATTTCTGTGTTCTTTTCTTCCCTCTTCACGCAAATTAAGTATGTGACTGCGATTCGTATAGATTTTCTGTTAgattttttatatgaatcacTGCCCATGGGCTTCAAAGCTGTAATCGAGCATGTGTCACACATACCCATTTTCTATTTTGTATGTTCGTATTGGTAGTGTTAATAATGTTGTTAGAAAAGATTGAGCACCGGTCATAAAAATTATTCTTGGGAAACTCAATACTGCAGGAAAATGGTGATAAATTTCACCGATTATTATCGATTCCGAGGTCaactgagaaaatttttatatttttcgaatagttgttatttctatttatatttataaagttGAATAATTGAAAGAATGGTCTAACAATatactttaatttaattttcagaGCAATTACTGGAGCCTATTATCGGGGAGCCGTTGGTGCCATGATTGTGTATGACATAGCAAAGCTTTCTACATATGACAGTGTTCCAAAATGGTTAGAAGAGGTCAAGCGTTATACAAATAGTGGTGGATCCAAACCCTCTTTCGTCAACACTGGTTCCGGCCTTGACAACCCAGCACTCAAACACGAATCTAACGACGCTTCAGCAATTACCACAATGTTGGTCGGGAATAAATTAGATCTGCGGCATTTGCGATCGGTGCCAACTGTAGATGCACAGAAGTGGTCTCGTGGTGAGCGTGTTTTCTTCACTGAGACATCCGCTCTTGATGCCACAAATGTCGAAAAAGCATTTACAATGATTGTAAGAGAGATCTATGATCAAGTGCGGCAAAGAGAATTACAACAAGTCGTCAATAGTGGCGCTGGACTTGAATGCGGTTCCCAAGCACTGAAAGTTGGTAAATCAGCAACTCCAGTCAACACCACTACGGTGAAAGATCACCAGCCAAATTCTAAGGTTCGAAAGGCGTCTATGATTGCAAATGAATGTAAAGAGGAAGTTAAAGGCTGGTGTAACACATTCTGCTGTTGATCTTTTGCCTCGAAATACATATTATTCAGTTATTGTTGCAGAATTCCATCAATGACTCCTAACGTCGAATACGAGTTTTTGAAACAACAGCCCTGATCTACTACATCAATCAATGTTCAACAGTTTTACAACTGAATAGAATGCCGCACCTTTAATTTTGAGTATAAAGCAATATCTGGGACTAAATCTAAAATCGTGAACTTTTGTAGTATACCATGCATGTGGACCCTATTTTTTCAAGCCTGAACAAAAGATGAGCTCAACCGGCACAAGCTTTTAGCTATTACACAcacatttctttttttaaagCCTCTATACATATATCATTCTGAAAcgttttattatgtattttacgTCAAGGATTTATCATCCGCGGTGCCACCGTATCATTTTctgttttcttatttttactTTTGTATGTTTTGTCGTCATTATAATTTTCATTCTTCCATATGAAATGTTTTCACTACATTGTTCACTGTGATATTATTTTCTTAATTCATAACACACAATCATCAATTTACTAATTCACTTTTGCCCGGACGTGGGTCCTCAGGTTTAGTCCTGCATCCATACATGATAAcactatatatttattgtttccATTCATTTTTTGTAACATTATCGTCTATCATTCCATGacttttcaataaaattgttGCTACTAAGTTGTATTTCGTACATGTGTCGTATTCgtacgatatatatatacatatgttcATGGTGTAAAAAGGCTTGCCACGAAAATATCGGTATAATATAGCAATATAAGTTAACGTTATGTAACG
The genomic region above belongs to Styela clava chromosome 13, kaStyClav1.hap1.2, whole genome shotgun sequence and contains:
- the LOC120332639 gene encoding uncharacterized protein LOC120332639; translation: MSTTDLAAKQKNRDYDYIFKIVIVGDSGVGKSQLLSRFARNEFSLECRNTIGVEFATKVMEVDGRLICAQVWDTAGQERYRAITGAYYRGAVGAMIVYDIAKLSTYDSVPKWLEEVKRYTNSGGSKPSFVNTGSGLDNPALKHESNDASAITTMLVGNKLDLRHLRSVPTVDAQKWSRGERVFFTETSALDATNVEKAFTMIVREIYDQVRQRELQQVVNSGAGLECGSQALKVGKSATPVNTTTVKDHQPNSKVRKASMIANECKEEVKGWCNTFCC